A genomic window from Candidatus Ancaeobacter aquaticus includes:
- the bioF gene encoding 8-amino-7-oxononanoate synthase: MKKLSFLTKELEELEKSGLYRRLRIISSSQEAQVIIGKKKYLSFSSNNYLGLATHQRVKDAAIEAIKKYGCGAASSRLISGTMELHDQLEKRIALFEGKEAAILYPTGYTANVGTITSLVDENDVILLDRLNHASIIDAARLSKAKIAVYPHCDPAKLNAALKRYSKHRRKLVITDSVFSMDGDLAPLPQIIEVAKKHDAIIMIDEAHATGVLGENGRGASEYFRVEDTIDIKMGTLSKAVGGLGGFVVGSSDLIEFLRNKARSFIYTTALPPAVCAASIEALNIIEDDPERRQKYWDMVTYIRNGLKSMGYNTGASSTQIIPVIIGDEKKTMEISKFLYENNILAPGIRYPTVPKNEARVRLTMMATHSQEDIIKLLSAFEKIKQKFYS, encoded by the coding sequence ATGAAGAAATTGTCTTTTCTTACGAAGGAGCTTGAAGAATTAGAGAAAAGTGGTTTGTATAGACGTTTGCGTATTATTTCTTCAAGTCAGGAAGCGCAAGTTATTATTGGAAAAAAGAAATATCTTTCTTTTAGCTCAAATAATTATCTTGGACTTGCCACTCACCAGAGGGTGAAAGACGCTGCCATTGAGGCAATCAAAAAATATGGCTGCGGAGCGGCTTCATCACGTCTTATTTCTGGAACGATGGAGCTTCATGATCAGCTGGAAAAAAGAATAGCTCTTTTTGAGGGGAAAGAAGCGGCGATTTTGTATCCTACGGGCTATACCGCCAATGTGGGAACAATTACATCTCTCGTTGATGAAAATGATGTCATTCTCCTCGATAGATTAAATCATGCAAGCATTATTGATGCCGCCAGATTATCAAAAGCAAAGATTGCAGTCTATCCTCATTGTGATCCCGCAAAACTTAATGCTGCTTTAAAAAGATATTCTAAACATCGCAGAAAATTGGTGATTACCGATTCAGTGTTCAGTATGGATGGCGATCTTGCACCGCTACCGCAGATTATCGAAGTTGCAAAAAAACACGATGCTATTATTATGATAGATGAAGCACATGCAACAGGTGTATTGGGAGAAAACGGTCGAGGGGCAAGCGAATACTTTAGGGTAGAGGACACCATTGATATAAAAATGGGGACACTCAGTAAAGCGGTAGGAGGATTAGGCGGGTTTGTTGTAGGATCAAGTGATTTAATAGAATTCTTGCGAAATAAAGCGCGCAGTTTTATTTATACAACGGCTCTTCCTCCGGCTGTATGCGCTGCTTCAATTGAAGCGCTTAATATTATTGAAGATGATCCCGAACGGAGACAAAAATATTGGGACATGGTGACTTATATACGCAATGGTCTTAAATCTATGGGGTATAATACGGGAGCTTCATCTACACAAATAATACCTGTTATTATTGGTGATGAGAAGAAAACAATGGAAATATCAAAATTTCTATACGAAAATAATATTCTAGCGCCGGGGATACGATATCCTACTGTTCCTAAGAATGAAGCGCGTGTGCGACTCACTATGATGGCAACACATTCTCAAGAGGATATTATTAAACTCTTAAGTGCATTCGAGAAAATTAAACAAAAATTTTATTCGTAA
- a CDS encoding beta-ketoacyl-[acyl-carrier-protein] synthase family protein: MKRKVVVTGIGLVTPLGGAPDVFWRHISSGKTAVGILSGDRQKYYVSVGAEVKEKIPDAYRLYNRNVQFALMAAFRALDDAKLNENIYKEEICGTVVSSSKINVHIAERFQSAVREGSFDRCSLDACYPGNAIARECGLNGPVLHIASACATGIHSIIQGMRMIEFGDADIVLAGASEASLSDFIMAGFKKMGVLAQPCSHNETIFKPYDKNRSGFVIGEGAGVVVLESMDHAKKRNAAMYGHITSGVMSNDAHHITSFDCNARQIAHSIRKALHESALGAVDYVNCHGTATEKNDTIETRGIKDGFGCSVNGVSLSSTKPMTGHLLGASGSVELILSLLAMKNNYVPPTINLVDPDPECDLDYTALRGVQKDIASVMSLSYGFGGHIGAIIARKI; this comes from the coding sequence ATGAAAAGAAAAGTTGTTGTTACCGGTATAGGATTGGTTACCCCATTAGGAGGTGCTCCAGATGTTTTTTGGAGACACATATCATCGGGAAAAACTGCTGTAGGGATTTTATCAGGTGACAGACAAAAATATTATGTTTCTGTTGGCGCTGAAGTAAAAGAAAAGATTCCGGATGCGTATCGTTTGTATAATCGTAATGTGCAATTTGCGCTTATGGCTGCTTTTCGCGCACTGGACGATGCTAAACTCAATGAGAATATCTATAAAGAAGAAATATGCGGCACGGTTGTTAGTTCAAGTAAAATCAATGTTCATATCGCTGAGCGATTTCAGAGTGCAGTAAGGGAGGGAAGTTTTGATAGGTGTAGCCTTGATGCCTGTTATCCGGGGAATGCGATTGCACGAGAATGTGGTCTTAATGGGCCGGTCCTCCATATAGCCTCAGCGTGTGCCACGGGAATACACTCGATTATACAGGGTATGCGTATGATTGAGTTTGGAGATGCTGATATTGTTCTAGCGGGAGCGTCTGAAGCATCACTGTCAGATTTTATAATGGCAGGGTTTAAGAAGATGGGGGTGCTGGCACAACCATGCTCACATAATGAGACAATTTTTAAACCGTATGATAAAAATCGATCCGGATTTGTAATTGGTGAGGGGGCTGGTGTTGTTGTATTAGAATCTATGGATCATGCTAAAAAAAGAAATGCCGCTATGTATGGGCACATTACGTCGGGAGTTATGTCAAATGATGCTCATCATATCACATCATTTGATTGCAATGCACGGCAGATTGCGCATTCTATTCGAAAAGCTTTGCATGAGTCAGCATTGGGTGCTGTAGATTATGTAAATTGTCATGGGACAGCAACAGAGAAAAATGATACAATAGAGACCAGAGGAATAAAGGATGGGTTTGGCTGCTCAGTGAATGGAGTCTCACTTTCCTCAACAAAACCAATGACGGGACATTTGCTTGGTGCAAGTGGAAGTGTTGAATTAATTTTATCACTTTTGGCTATGAAGAATAATTATGTGCCGCCAACAATAAATCTCGTGGATCCTGATCCGGAGTGTGATTTGGACTATACGGCGCTGAGAGGGGTGCAAAAAGACATTGCGAGTGTTATGAGTTTGTCGTATGGTTTTGGGGGACATATTGGGGCGATTATTGCCCGAAAAATATAA
- a CDS encoding SDR family NAD(P)-dependent oxidoreductase produces the protein METKRIVLITGSSRGIGRALALKCAVCGDTVIINYQHDDEAAQAVLRKVKKSGGDGIVVRGNVARAYDVKNLFKVIKNTYGKLDVVINNAGVTSKKHVISMTSDEFDRVISINLKGTFLIMKEALRLMIAQRAGHVINISSFVGVKGSSGQSHYAASKAAVIGLSKSAAQEYGKYNIKVNVVLPGLLKTDMGLDNTHMYLEKTINDNCLERLSDLDEIAESVYELSGKNNISGQVYNLDSRIL, from the coding sequence TTGGAAACAAAACGTATTGTTCTTATAACCGGAAGTTCACGAGGAATTGGGCGTGCACTTGCGCTAAAATGTGCCGTATGTGGCGACACGGTTATTATTAATTATCAACATGATGATGAGGCGGCTCAAGCGGTGCTTCGGAAAGTAAAAAAAAGCGGTGGTGATGGAATTGTTGTGCGCGGGAATGTTGCTCGTGCATATGATGTGAAAAATCTTTTTAAGGTAATTAAGAACACGTACGGTAAACTTGATGTAGTTATAAATAATGCCGGTGTGACAAGTAAAAAACATGTTATTTCAATGACCAGCGATGAGTTTGACCGGGTGATTTCAATAAATCTTAAAGGGACATTTCTTATTATGAAAGAGGCATTACGCCTCATGATTGCCCAAAGGGCCGGGCATGTTATCAATATTTCTTCATTTGTGGGGGTAAAGGGATCTTCAGGACAGTCGCATTATGCTGCGAGTAAAGCAGCAGTGATTGGTCTCTCGAAATCTGCAGCACAAGAATATGGCAAATATAACATAAAGGTCAATGTTGTTTTGCCTGGATTGCTTAAGACGGATATGGGGCTCGATAATACCCATATGTATTTAGAAAAGACAATAAATGATAACTGTTTAGAACGGTTATCTGATCTTGATGAAATAGCGGAAAGTGTCTATGAATTATCAGGAAAAAACAATATATCTGGTCAGGTATATAATTTAGACAGTCGGATACTATGA